The genomic stretch CCGCACCCGACGCCGACGGGCCACTGAGTTGACTTCTACAAGCGAATAAAAGAAGGTAAGCCTCAGTTAGGTCAGGCTTACCTAGGGAGTTCGATGACGGCCATCTACCTGATCGGGCTCCGTGAGGGGCTGGAGATCACGCTGGTGGTGTCCATCCTGGTCGCCTTCCTCGTCAAGTCCGACCGGAAACCGCTGCTCAGGTGGGTCTGGGCCGGCGTCGCCGTGGCCGCTGGGCTGAGTGTCGGGTTTGCCGCGCTGCTGCAGTTCGGGGTGGCCCGTCTCGAGTACACGCATCAGGAGCTGTTCGAGGCCGTCGCGTCGATCGTGGCCGTGACCTTCGTGACCTGGATGATCTTCTGGATGCGGCGAATGGCCCGGAAGATGGGTTCCGAGCTGCGCGGACGTCTGGAGGACGCGATCACGGTCGGCCCCCTCGCCATTGTGGGTGTCGCGTTCCTGGCCGTCGTGCGGGAAGGCCTTGAGACCTCGATCCTGTTCTACGCCGCCGCTCAGGGGACCTCGGACAGCGTCCGCCCGCTCGTCGGCGTCTCGCTCGGCCTGCTCACGGCGGTCGTGCTCGGCTGGCTTCTCTATCTGAGCGCCGTGCGGATCAACCTCACCCGGTTCTTCACCTGGACCGGCGCGCTGCTGGTGCTGGTCGCGGCCGGGATTCTCAAGTACGGCGTGCACGACCTCCAGGAGGCGGGCGCCCTGCCGGGTCTCAACACCACGGCGTTCGACATCAGCGGCAGCTGGCCGCCCGGCGCCTGGTACGCCGAACTGCTGCGCGGCATGGTCAATTTCACGCCCGCGCCGTCCGTGCTCGAGACGATCGCCTGGCTCGCC from Paractinoplanes brasiliensis encodes the following:
- the efeU gene encoding iron uptake transporter permease EfeU codes for the protein MTAIYLIGLREGLEITLVVSILVAFLVKSDRKPLLRWVWAGVAVAAGLSVGFAALLQFGVARLEYTHQELFEAVASIVAVTFVTWMIFWMRRMARKMGSELRGRLEDAITVGPLAIVGVAFLAVVREGLETSILFYAAAQGTSDSVRPLVGVSLGLLTAVVLGWLLYLSAVRINLTRFFTWTGALLVLVAAGILKYGVHDLQEAGALPGLNTTAFDISGSWPPGAWYAELLRGMVNFTPAPSVLETIAWLAYGIPVLVIFLWPQRPTKPARKTEPALSK